Proteins encoded by one window of Bradyrhizobium sp. B097:
- a CDS encoding Lrp/AsnC family transcriptional regulator, which translates to MSKNLDEIDLKILAEIQADGRITNVELAKRVGISPPPCLRRVRALEEEGYIQGYRGLLDPRRLGYDVTVFASVHLSSQADADLRAFENFVRAEPLVRECWMLSGEVDFILKCVAPDMATFQDFVTHLTAAPHVRNVRTSLVLHNSKYEAAVPLGLKAAG; encoded by the coding sequence GTGTCGAAGAACCTTGACGAGATCGACCTCAAAATCCTCGCCGAGATCCAGGCCGATGGCCGAATCACCAATGTGGAACTCGCCAAACGCGTCGGGATCTCGCCACCGCCCTGCCTGCGCAGGGTCCGGGCGCTGGAGGAGGAGGGCTACATCCAGGGCTACCGCGGCCTGCTTGATCCGCGCCGCCTCGGCTACGACGTCACGGTGTTCGCCTCGGTGCATCTGTCGAGCCAGGCCGACGCCGATCTCCGCGCGTTCGAGAATTTCGTGCGCGCCGAGCCCTTGGTGCGGGAATGCTGGATGCTGTCGGGCGAAGTCGATTTCATCCTCAAATGCGTCGCCCCCGACATGGCCACGTTCCAGGATTTCGTCACCCACCTGACGGCCGCGCCGCATGTGCGCAACGTGAGGACGTCGCTGGTGCTGCACAATTCGAAATACGAGGCGGCAGTGCCGTTGGGGCTGAAGGCGGCGGGGTAG
- the trxB gene encoding thioredoxin-disulfide reductase has product MPAPTHAKVVIIGSGPAGYTAAIYAARAMLEPILIQGIQPGGQLTITTDVENYPGFADVIQGPWLMEQMEKQAAHVGTKIVTDLVNKLELGHRPFRLTCDSGDVYLAETVILATGAQARWLGLPSEEKFQGGGVSACATCDGFFYRGKEVVVVGGGNTAVEEALYLTNHASQVTIVHRRDHFRAERILQERLFKHPKIKVVWDSAIDEICGSENPNKVTHVRLKNVKTGALTDLKTDGVFIAIGHAPATELVKGQIKLKPSGYVEVAPNSTATSMPGLFAAGDVADETFRQAVTAAGLGCMAALEAERFIALRASDRAAAE; this is encoded by the coding sequence ATGCCCGCGCCTACCCATGCCAAGGTCGTCATCATCGGGTCCGGCCCCGCCGGTTACACCGCAGCGATCTACGCGGCGCGCGCGATGCTCGAACCGATCCTGATCCAGGGCATTCAGCCGGGCGGGCAGCTCACCATCACCACCGACGTCGAGAACTACCCCGGCTTCGCCGATGTGATCCAGGGCCCCTGGCTGATGGAGCAGATGGAGAAGCAGGCGGCCCATGTCGGCACCAAGATCGTCACCGACCTCGTTAACAAGCTGGAGCTCGGCCACCGCCCGTTTCGTCTGACCTGCGATTCCGGCGACGTCTATCTCGCCGAGACGGTCATCCTCGCGACCGGCGCCCAGGCGCGCTGGCTCGGGCTGCCCTCGGAAGAGAAATTCCAGGGCGGCGGCGTGTCGGCCTGCGCGACCTGCGACGGCTTCTTCTACCGCGGAAAGGAAGTCGTGGTGGTCGGCGGCGGCAACACCGCGGTCGAGGAAGCGCTGTACCTGACCAATCATGCCTCGCAGGTCACCATCGTGCATCGCCGCGATCATTTCCGCGCCGAGCGCATCCTGCAGGAGCGGCTGTTCAAGCATCCCAAGATCAAGGTCGTGTGGGACTCCGCGATCGACGAGATCTGCGGATCGGAGAACCCGAACAAGGTCACCCATGTGCGGCTCAAGAACGTCAAGACAGGCGCGCTGACCGACCTCAAGACCGACGGCGTCTTCATCGCGATCGGCCATGCGCCGGCGACGGAGCTCGTCAAAGGCCAGATCAAGCTGAAACCGTCGGGCTACGTCGAGGTGGCGCCGAACTCCACGGCGACCTCGATGCCCGGCCTGTTCGCCGCCGGCGATGTGGCGGATGAAACCTTTCGGCAGGCGGTCACCGCCGCGGGCCTCGGCTGCATGGCGGCGCTCGAGGCGGAACGCTTCATTGCTCTTCGCGCGAGCGATCGCGCAGCGGCGGAATAA
- a CDS encoding LysR family transcriptional regulator has protein sequence MARSRDGFTDMDWDKLKVFHAAAEAGSFTHAGEQLGLSQSAVSRQVSALEQELSVSLFHRHARGLILTEQGDLLFRTAHDVFMQLQAARAKLTDSRERPSGDLKITTPPALGINWLIPRLDEFVALYPDIRISLIVTDEDLDLSMREADVAIRTRKPTQPDLIQRKLFSIGFHAYCSPEYIKRFGTPRTLDDLDSHRIIMLGDSQVPPHLQNRSWLIDAGRNGSGPREPYFKVNNILGLVRACQQGLGIAALPDYLVEQNNLVQLFGESDSIALDTYFVYPEELKTVARVQVFRDFVVSKAQRWPS, from the coding sequence ATGGCACGCTCTCGCGACGGATTTACGGATATGGATTGGGACAAGCTGAAGGTCTTTCACGCGGCGGCGGAGGCTGGCAGCTTCACGCATGCCGGCGAGCAGCTCGGCCTGTCGCAATCGGCGGTCTCCCGCCAGGTCAGCGCGCTGGAGCAGGAGCTCTCGGTCTCGCTGTTTCACCGCCATGCCCGCGGCCTGATCCTCACCGAGCAGGGCGACCTGCTGTTCCGCACCGCGCATGACGTGTTCATGCAGCTGCAGGCGGCGCGCGCAAAGCTCACCGACAGCCGCGAGCGGCCGAGCGGCGATCTCAAGATCACGACGCCGCCGGCGCTCGGCATCAACTGGCTGATCCCGCGGCTCGACGAGTTCGTCGCGCTCTATCCAGACATCCGGATCTCGCTGATCGTCACCGACGAGGATCTCGACCTGTCGATGCGCGAGGCCGACGTGGCGATCCGCACCCGCAAGCCGACCCAGCCGGACCTGATCCAGCGCAAGCTGTTCTCGATCGGCTTCCATGCCTATTGCTCGCCGGAATACATCAAGCGTTTCGGCACGCCGCGGACGCTTGATGATCTCGACTCGCACCGCATCATCATGCTCGGCGACTCGCAGGTGCCGCCGCATCTGCAGAACCGCAGCTGGCTGATCGATGCCGGCCGCAACGGCTCCGGTCCGCGCGAACCCTACTTCAAGGTCAACAACATCCTTGGCCTGGTGCGCGCCTGCCAGCAGGGCCTCGGCATCGCTGCGCTGCCGGACTATCTGGTCGAACAGAACAACCTCGTGCAGCTGTTCGGCGAGTCCGACTCGATCGCGCTCGACACCTACTTCGTCTATCCGGAAGAGCTGAAAACGGTGGCCCGGGTGCAGGTGTTCCGCGACTTCGTGGTCAGCAAGGCGCAGCGCTGGCCGTCCTGA
- a CDS encoding 4-hydroxy-tetrahydrodipicolinate synthase → MTELHQQLQGLWLPLITPFRDGELDVTSLRRLVRHYASGPVDGFILGATSGEGMALSTDELEGLVSIVLDELSANSRHLPVCLGLSGASTARMKDALDDTADWPINGYLIASPYYIRPSQRGLVQHFNALADHASWPVVLYNIPYRTAVNLTNETLLTLAEHPNIAGMKDCSADRAQSIDFLNRRPAGFRVLTGEDAQTFDALSDGADGAILLSAHLETNTFASIRTLLRQGKRDVALAAWQSVVGLTRLLFAEPSPAPAKHWLWRQGLIDSPEVRLPMVEVSEDLATWLDAEMERRAQLLLPA, encoded by the coding sequence ATGACTGAGCTTCACCAGCAATTGCAGGGCCTTTGGCTGCCCCTGATCACGCCGTTTCGCGACGGCGAACTTGACGTCACCTCGCTACGCCGCCTCGTGCGGCACTATGCCAGCGGCCCCGTCGACGGGTTCATCCTCGGTGCAACCTCCGGTGAAGGCATGGCGCTCAGCACCGATGAGCTGGAGGGCCTGGTGAGCATCGTGCTCGACGAGCTCAGTGCCAACTCCCGCCATTTGCCGGTCTGTCTGGGGCTCTCCGGCGCCTCGACAGCCCGCATGAAGGATGCGCTCGATGATACGGCCGACTGGCCGATCAACGGCTATTTGATCGCGAGCCCCTATTACATCAGGCCCTCGCAACGCGGGCTCGTGCAGCACTTCAACGCGCTGGCCGATCACGCGTCATGGCCGGTCGTGCTCTACAACATTCCCTATCGCACGGCGGTGAACCTGACCAATGAGACGCTGCTGACGCTCGCGGAACATCCCAACATCGCCGGCATGAAGGATTGTTCAGCCGACCGCGCGCAGTCGATCGACTTCCTCAACCGCAGGCCCGCCGGCTTCCGCGTGCTGACCGGTGAGGACGCGCAGACATTCGATGCGCTCTCGGACGGCGCCGACGGCGCGATCCTGCTGTCCGCGCATCTGGAAACCAACACCTTCGCTTCGATCCGCACGCTGCTGCGGCAGGGCAAGCGCGACGTGGCACTCGCCGCCTGGCAGAGCGTCGTCGGCCTGACCCGGCTGTTGTTCGCCGAACCGAGCCCCGCGCCGGCCAAGCACTGGCTGTGGAGGCAGGGGCTGATCGACAGCCCCGAGGTGCGGCTGCCGATGGTCGAGGTGAGCGAGGATCTCGCAACCTGGCTCGACGCCGAGATGGAGCGGCGCGCGCAGCTGCTGCTGCCGGCGTGA
- a CDS encoding heavy metal translocating P-type ATPase has protein sequence MKVNPATAKHRFSYQGEEYLFCSGRCRERFEAEPDKYLKPREAEPPMPTGTIYTCPMHPEVRQVGPGSCPICGMALEPEQISLDDGPDPELIDMVRRFWIALALTLPVFVLEMGSHLGLMHLVPQTWSNWISFVLATPVVLWAGAPFFVRGWQSVVTRNLNMFTLIAMGVGVAYLYSVVATLAPQLFPPAFRDMHGAVAVYFEAAAVITVLVLLGQVLELRARAQTSGAIRALLGLAPKTARRITEHGDEDIDIDAIKVGDRLRVRPGEKVPVDGVVIEGSAVIDESMVTGESMPVTKAEGEKVIGGTVNQSGGLVMRAEKVGRDTMLARIVDMVAKAQRSRAPIQRLADRVAGWFVPAVIAAAVLAFIAWTVFGPEPRLTFALVAAVTVLIIACPCALGLATPMSIMVGVGRGAHSGILIRDAQALERMEAIDTLVIDKTGTLTEGKPKVVRIIAAEGFDENDVLRLAASVEQGSEHPLAQAIIASARERKLASAAVSNFASPSGKGATGTVEGKQVALGNAVLMGELKIVTSTLDQAAEAARRDGATAIYVAVDGRVAGVIAIADPVKLSAANALQALRTAGLRIVMLTGDNETTARAVAKTLGIDEVEAGVLPERKSEVVQRLRGEGRTVAMAGDGVNDAPALAAADVGIAMGGGTDVAIESAGITLLTGDLMGLVRARRLSVATMRNIRQNLAFAFVYNAAGVPIAAGVLYPLFGILLSPMLGAAAMALSSVSVIGNALRLSRVKLD, from the coding sequence ATGAAGGTCAACCCGGCGACCGCCAAGCACCGCTTCAGCTACCAGGGCGAGGAGTATCTGTTCTGCAGCGGCCGCTGCCGCGAGCGTTTCGAGGCCGAGCCGGACAAGTACCTCAAGCCGCGCGAGGCGGAGCCGCCAATGCCGACCGGCACGATCTACACCTGCCCGATGCATCCTGAGGTGCGCCAGGTCGGTCCCGGCAGCTGCCCGATCTGCGGCATGGCGCTGGAGCCGGAGCAGATATCGCTCGACGACGGGCCGGATCCCGAACTGATCGATATGGTCAGGCGGTTCTGGATCGCGCTCGCGCTCACACTGCCGGTGTTCGTGCTCGAGATGGGCAGCCATCTCGGGCTGATGCATCTGGTGCCGCAGACCTGGTCGAACTGGATTTCGTTCGTGCTGGCGACACCGGTCGTGCTGTGGGCCGGCGCGCCGTTCTTCGTGCGCGGCTGGCAGTCGGTGGTCACGCGCAACCTCAACATGTTCACGCTGATCGCCATGGGCGTCGGCGTCGCCTATCTCTACAGCGTCGTCGCGACGCTGGCGCCGCAGCTGTTCCCGCCGGCGTTCCGCGACATGCATGGCGCGGTCGCGGTGTATTTCGAGGCGGCGGCCGTGATCACGGTGCTGGTGCTGCTCGGCCAGGTGCTCGAATTGCGCGCTCGTGCCCAGACCTCGGGCGCGATCCGCGCGTTGCTCGGTCTCGCGCCCAAGACCGCGCGGCGCATTACCGAACATGGTGACGAGGACATCGACATCGACGCGATCAAGGTCGGTGACCGCCTGCGCGTGCGCCCCGGCGAGAAGGTGCCGGTCGATGGCGTCGTCATCGAGGGCAGCGCCGTCATCGATGAATCCATGGTCACGGGTGAATCGATGCCAGTCACGAAGGCGGAAGGCGAGAAGGTGATCGGCGGCACCGTCAACCAGAGCGGTGGCCTCGTGATGCGCGCCGAGAAGGTCGGCCGCGACACCATGCTGGCGCGGATCGTCGACATGGTGGCGAAAGCGCAGCGCTCGCGCGCGCCGATCCAGCGGCTAGCCGACCGCGTCGCCGGCTGGTTCGTGCCGGCGGTGATCGCGGCTGCCGTGCTCGCCTTCATCGCCTGGACGGTGTTCGGTCCGGAACCGCGCCTGACCTTTGCGCTGGTCGCCGCGGTTACGGTGCTGATCATCGCCTGCCCGTGCGCGCTGGGACTGGCAACGCCGATGTCGATCATGGTCGGTGTCGGCCGCGGCGCGCATTCCGGCATCCTGATCCGCGACGCGCAGGCGCTGGAGCGGATGGAAGCGATCGACACGCTGGTCATCGACAAGACCGGCACGCTCACCGAGGGCAAGCCGAAGGTCGTGCGCATCATCGCGGCCGAAGGGTTCGACGAGAATGACGTGCTGCGCCTTGCCGCCAGTGTCGAGCAGGGCAGCGAGCATCCGCTGGCGCAGGCGATCATCGCGTCCGCCAGGGAGCGCAAGCTGGCATCGGCCGCCGTCAGCAATTTTGCCTCGCCCTCCGGCAAGGGCGCGACCGGAACGGTCGAAGGCAAGCAGGTTGCGCTCGGCAATGCGGTGCTGATGGGCGAGTTGAAGATCGTAACGTCAACGCTGGACCAGGCCGCCGAGGCCGCGCGGCGCGACGGCGCGACGGCGATCTACGTCGCGGTCGATGGGCGCGTCGCCGGCGTGATCGCGATCGCCGATCCGGTCAAGCTGTCGGCGGCGAATGCGCTGCAGGCGCTGCGCACTGCGGGCCTGCGCATCGTGATGCTGACCGGCGACAATGAGACCACGGCGCGCGCGGTGGCGAAGACGCTCGGCATCGACGAGGTCGAGGCCGGCGTGCTGCCGGAGCGCAAGAGCGAGGTCGTGCAGCGGCTGCGCGGCGAGGGCCGCACCGTCGCGATGGCGGGCGATGGCGTCAACGATGCGCCGGCGCTCGCTGCGGCCGATGTCGGCATCGCGATGGGCGGTGGCACCGATGTCGCGATCGAGAGCGCCGGCATCACGCTGCTCACCGGCGACCTGATGGGCCTCGTCCGGGCGCGGCGATTGTCGGTCGCAACCATGCGCAACATCCGCCAGAACCTGGCGTTCGCCTTCGTCTACAACGCCGCCGGCGTGCCGATCGCGGCCGGCGTGCTGTATCCGCTGTTCGGCATCCTGCTGTCGCCAATGCTCGGCGCCGCCGCGATGGCGCTGTCCTCGGTCAGCGTGATCGGCAACGCGCTGCGGCTGTCGCGGGTGAAACTGGACTGA
- a CDS encoding metal-sensitive transcriptional regulator produces the protein MRDEVKTSCLKRLKRIEGQIRGLAAMVEEDRYCIDVVTQIAAARAALRRVEEEVLRDHVAHCVEHAISSGDKADQRRKIAELMDVIGRADR, from the coding sequence ATGAGAGACGAGGTCAAGACATCCTGTTTAAAACGGCTCAAACGGATCGAAGGTCAGATCCGGGGGTTGGCCGCCATGGTCGAGGAAGACCGCTATTGCATCGACGTGGTGACGCAGATCGCGGCCGCGCGCGCGGCGCTGCGCCGCGTCGAGGAAGAGGTCCTGCGCGATCATGTCGCCCATTGCGTCGAGCATGCGATCTCGTCCGGCGACAAGGCCGACCAGCGGCGCAAGATCGCAGAGCTGATGGATGTGATCGGCCGCGCGGACCGGTGA
- the ychF gene encoding redox-regulated ATPase YchF, with product MGFKCGIVGLPNVGKSTLFNALTETAAAQAANYPFCTIEPNVGEVAVPDPRLEKLATVAKSGQIIPTRLTFVDIAGLVRGASQGEGLGNQFLANIREVDAIAHVVRCFEDSDITHVEGKIAPLADIETIETELMLSDLDSLEKRVDNLSKKAKGNDKEAKEQLELVNRALVLLRDGKPARGLERKPEEERAFRMLGLLTSKPVLYVCNVEEGSAKDGNNFSKAVFEQAKKEGAVAVVISAKIESEIATLSRAERAEFLETLGLEEAGLDRLIRAGYQLLDLITYFTVGPKEARAWTIDRGTKAPAAAGVIHTDFEKGFIRAETIAYEDYIAGNGEAGARDAGKLRLEGKDYVVADGDVMHFRFNT from the coding sequence ATGGGATTCAAATGCGGGATCGTCGGGCTGCCGAACGTCGGCAAGTCGACACTGTTCAATGCACTGACCGAGACGGCGGCCGCCCAGGCGGCGAATTATCCGTTCTGCACCATCGAGCCGAACGTCGGCGAGGTGGCGGTGCCCGATCCGCGGCTGGAGAAGCTCGCAACGGTCGCGAAGTCCGGGCAGATCATCCCGACCCGGCTGACCTTCGTCGATATCGCGGGCCTGGTGCGCGGCGCATCGCAGGGTGAGGGTCTCGGCAACCAGTTCCTTGCCAACATCCGCGAGGTCGACGCGATCGCCCACGTGGTGCGCTGCTTCGAGGATTCCGACATCACCCATGTCGAGGGCAAGATCGCGCCGCTCGCCGATATCGAGACCATCGAGACCGAGCTGATGCTGTCCGACCTCGACAGCCTGGAGAAGCGCGTCGACAATTTGTCGAAAAAGGCCAAGGGCAACGACAAGGAAGCCAAGGAGCAGCTCGAGCTCGTCAACCGCGCGCTGGTGCTGTTGCGCGACGGCAAGCCGGCGCGGGGGCTCGAGCGCAAGCCGGAGGAGGAGCGCGCATTCCGCATGCTCGGGCTCCTGACCTCGAAGCCCGTGCTCTATGTCTGCAACGTCGAGGAGGGCTCGGCCAAGGACGGCAACAATTTCTCCAAGGCGGTGTTCGAGCAAGCCAAGAAGGAAGGCGCGGTCGCGGTCGTGATCTCGGCCAAGATCGAATCCGAGATTGCGACGCTGTCGCGCGCCGAGCGCGCCGAGTTCCTGGAAACGCTAGGCCTTGAAGAGGCCGGTCTCGACCGCTTGATCCGCGCCGGCTACCAGCTGCTCGACCTCATCACCTATTTCACGGTCGGCCCGAAGGAAGCCCGCGCCTGGACCATCGACCGCGGCACCAAGGCGCCCGCCGCCGCCGGCGTGATCCATACCGATTTCGAGAAGGGCTTCATCCGCGCCGAGACCATCGCGTATGAGGATTACATCGCCGGCAACGGCGAAGCCGGCGCCCGCGATGCCGGCAAGCTGCGGCTTGAAGGCAAGGACTACGTCGTCGCCGACGGCGACGTCATGCATTTCCGCTTCAATACCTGA
- the pth gene encoding aminoacyl-tRNA hydrolase gives MRLFVGLGNPGAKYASNRHNIGFLAVDEIARRHGFGPWRRRFQGEASEGVVDREKVVLLKPATYMNESGRAVQEAANFFKLAPADITVFQDELELPPAKVRVKIGGGIAGHNGLRSISAHIGNEYRRVRLGIGHPGVKELVHSHVLSDFAKSDRAWVEALCQAVADNAGLLAAGHDASFANKVHLTMQAKGFFDTKDEGPK, from the coding sequence ATGCGCCTTTTTGTCGGTCTCGGTAATCCTGGCGCGAAATACGCCAGCAACCGGCACAATATCGGTTTTCTGGCGGTCGACGAGATTGCACGGCGTCATGGTTTCGGACCATGGCGCCGTCGCTTTCAGGGCGAGGCGTCCGAAGGCGTGGTCGATCGTGAGAAGGTCGTGCTGCTGAAGCCGGCCACCTACATGAACGAGTCCGGGCGCGCGGTGCAGGAAGCGGCGAACTTCTTCAAGCTCGCCCCCGCCGACATCACCGTATTCCAGGACGAGCTCGAACTGCCGCCCGCCAAGGTGCGCGTCAAGATCGGCGGCGGGATCGCCGGCCATAACGGGCTGCGCTCGATCTCCGCACATATCGGCAACGAATATCGGCGGGTGCGGCTCGGGATCGGTCATCCCGGCGTCAAGGAGCTCGTGCACAGCCACGTGCTGTCGGACTTCGCCAAGAGCGACCGGGCGTGGGTGGAGGCCTTGTGCCAGGCCGTCGCCGACAATGCCGGCCTGCTGGCTGCGGGGCACGACGCCTCGTTCGCCAACAAGGTGCATCTGACGATGCAGGCCAAGGGATTTTTCGACACCAAGGACGAGGGGCCGAAGTAG
- a CDS encoding 50S ribosomal protein L25/general stress protein Ctc, which produces MATVKELKATARPKSGKGAARAERRAGRVPGVIYGDNQPPVTISVDDRELRQRILAGRFLTTIYDIDLEGKKHRVIPRDFHLDPVKDFPLHVDFMRLGEGATIRVSVPLHVVNAETAPGIKRGGTVNIVTHALDLECAVDNIPQYIEVDVGSLEISYSLHLSEVTLPKGVKSLTREDATLVTIVPPSGYAEEQKAAAAAAAGGAAPAAGAAAPAAAAAPAAGAAAPAAGAKAPAGGGDKKK; this is translated from the coding sequence ATGGCGACCGTCAAGGAATTGAAGGCGACCGCGCGTCCGAAGAGCGGCAAGGGGGCCGCCCGGGCAGAGCGTCGCGCCGGGAGAGTTCCCGGAGTGATCTACGGAGACAACCAGCCCCCCGTCACCATCTCGGTCGACGATCGTGAACTGCGCCAGCGCATCCTGGCGGGCCGGTTCCTGACCACGATCTATGACATCGACCTCGAGGGCAAGAAGCACCGCGTGATTCCGCGCGACTTCCACCTCGACCCCGTGAAGGACTTCCCGCTCCATGTCGACTTCATGCGGCTCGGTGAAGGCGCGACCATCCGCGTCAGCGTGCCGCTGCACGTCGTGAACGCGGAAACCGCCCCCGGCATCAAGCGCGGCGGCACGGTGAACATCGTCACCCACGCGCTCGACCTCGAGTGCGCGGTCGACAACATTCCGCAATACATCGAAGTCGACGTCGGCAGCCTCGAGATCAGCTACTCCCTGCATCTCTCCGAGGTCACGCTGCCCAAGGGCGTGAAGTCGCTGACCCGCGAGGACGCGACGCTGGTCACCATCGTGCCGCCGTCCGGCTACGCCGAAGAGCAGAAGGCCGCAGCTGCGGCGGCTGCTGGTGGCGCTGCTCCGGCCGCGGGTGCTGCAGCTCCGGCCGCTGCGGCGGCTCCGGCTGCGGGCGCTGCGGCTCCGGCGGCGGGTGCCAAGGCTCCCGCCGGCGGTGGCGACAAGAAGAAGTAA
- a CDS encoding accessory factor UbiK family protein produces the protein MTQTSNRFFDEIGRLMNDAAGAAQGVKREVDTVMRNQAERILRDLDVVKREEFDAVKDMARLAREENEALKARITALEAKLGGSAG, from the coding sequence ATGACCCAGACCAGCAACCGGTTTTTCGATGAGATCGGCCGTCTGATGAACGACGCCGCGGGCGCAGCCCAGGGCGTCAAGCGTGAGGTCGACACGGTCATGCGCAACCAGGCCGAACGGATCCTGCGCGACCTCGATGTGGTCAAGCGCGAGGAATTCGACGCGGTCAAGGACATGGCCCGCCTGGCGCGCGAGGAGAACGAGGCGCTGAAGGCGAGGATCACGGCGCTGGAAGCCAAGCTCGGCGGTTCGGCGGGTTGA
- a CDS encoding dienelactone hydrolase family protein yields MIEQTVEIRTKDGKTTTFITHPERGGPFPVVIFYMDAPGIREELRDMARRLGTSGYYVMLPNMYYRAGAMELGPINPDPQSPERKRMFELMHSLNIPLVMEDTKGLLAYAETQKAANTGIIGTVGYCMSGRYAVNAATHFADRVKAAASVYGTHLATDQPDSPHLAAQKTKAELYFACAETDIYAPVEIIEQVKAGMKGSNNEVEIYPGTHHGFAFPKRPVYDRDAAERHWERLLALYRRNLV; encoded by the coding sequence ATGATCGAGCAGACCGTCGAGATCCGGACCAAGGACGGCAAAACCACCACCTTCATCACCCATCCCGAACGCGGCGGCCCCTTCCCTGTCGTCATCTTCTACATGGATGCGCCTGGTATCCGCGAGGAGCTGCGCGACATGGCGCGCCGGCTCGGCACGTCGGGCTATTATGTGATGCTGCCCAATATGTATTACCGCGCCGGCGCGATGGAGCTCGGCCCGATCAATCCCGATCCGCAATCGCCCGAGCGCAAGCGCATGTTCGAGCTGATGCACTCGCTCAACATTCCGCTGGTCATGGAAGACACCAAGGGCCTGCTCGCCTACGCCGAGACGCAGAAGGCCGCCAACACTGGGATCATCGGCACCGTCGGCTACTGCATGAGCGGCCGCTATGCCGTGAACGCGGCGACGCATTTCGCCGATCGCGTCAAGGCCGCCGCCTCGGTCTACGGCACGCATCTGGCGACCGACCAGCCTGACAGCCCGCATCTCGCTGCGCAGAAGACCAAGGCCGAGCTCTATTTCGCCTGCGCCGAGACCGACATCTACGCCCCAGTGGAGATCATCGAGCAGGTGAAGGCGGGCATGAAGGGCTCGAACAACGAGGTCGAGATCTATCCCGGCACCCATCACGGCTTCGCCTTCCCCAAGCGCCCTGTCTACGACCGCGACGCCGCCGAACGCCATTGGGAGCGGCTGCTCGCGCTCTATCGCCGCAACCTGGTCTGA
- a CDS encoding GNAT family N-acetyltransferase — MAEAARIRDYRSSDADEVNRLAATAFEQFRDAFNDWPAMRAGLSKTSELSSGGEIIVAELGNRLAGAVGYFGPGVKKAAFFDQAWPVIRMLVVDPVDRGKGLGHALTSECLAKARRDRCRTIALHTSPIMTVALPMYLRMGFSKVHDAPPIHGVPYAVYTKAL, encoded by the coding sequence ATGGCGGAGGCCGCGCGCATTCGAGACTACCGAAGCTCCGACGCCGACGAGGTGAACCGGCTTGCGGCGACCGCCTTCGAGCAATTCCGCGACGCCTTCAACGACTGGCCGGCGATGCGTGCCGGCCTGTCAAAAACTTCTGAATTGAGTTCCGGCGGCGAGATCATCGTCGCCGAGCTCGGTAACCGGCTGGCCGGCGCGGTCGGCTATTTTGGGCCCGGCGTCAAAAAGGCCGCATTCTTCGATCAGGCATGGCCGGTCATTCGCATGCTGGTGGTCGACCCGGTCGACAGGGGGAAGGGACTCGGGCATGCGTTGACGTCGGAATGCCTCGCCAAGGCGCGGCGCGACCGGTGCCGGACCATTGCGCTTCACACGAGCCCCATCATGACGGTCGCCTTGCCGATGTATCTCAGGATGGGCTTCAGCAAGGTGCATGACGCTCCGCCCATTCATGGCGTGCCCTACGCCGTCTACACGAAAGCGCTCTGA